A single genomic interval of Lynx canadensis isolate LIC74 chromosome A2, mLynCan4.pri.v2, whole genome shotgun sequence harbors:
- the LOC115509318 gene encoding prolactin-inducible protein, with translation MHFLQLLFRASSAALLLVLCLQLGTNKAQENTGRKVIKMEVQMPRRANPSEEITVKMNVKTELRECVVITSYLRSNITIEGPFNYRFTACLCVNAPRNFYWDFHINETAKIVAVAQVTAQLGICPNNEAVVPLEPKYVYTIGTITVG, from the exons ATGCACTTTCTCCAGCTCCTGTTCAGAGCCAGCTCTGCTGCCCTGCTCCTGGTTCTCTGTCTGCAGCTGGGGACCAACAAAGCTCAGGAAAACAC CGGTCGAAAAGTGATAAAAATGGAGGTACAGATGCCCCGCAGAGCAAACCCAAGTGAAGAAATCACTGTGAAGATGAATGTTAAAACAGAATTGCGAGAATGTGTGGTG ATTACATCTTACCTCAGAAGCAACATTACAATCGAAGGTCCTTTTAACTATCGTTTCACTGCCTGCCTCTGTGTGAATGCTCCAAGAAATTTCTACTGGGACTTTCACATCAATG AAACTGCAAAAATAGTAGCAGTGGCCCAAGTTACTGCACAACTAGGTATCTGCCCCAACAATGAGGCAGTGGTGCCCTTGGAACCAAAATATGTTTATACCATTGGGACCATAACCGTAGGCTGA